Proteins from one Gossypium raimondii isolate GPD5lz chromosome 8, ASM2569854v1, whole genome shotgun sequence genomic window:
- the LOC105791247 gene encoding uncharacterized protein LOC105791247 gives MSKTPESLNNAQNNTKSSLGPAKPITTLPDLFLTAVSLLFLFSSPKPNHTLFRKFLPFPPNPRRFPKMTTTSQSRTSFATPQALSDWLKPRLSSDSLDSWGVKPGTKNLHNLWLELSEGETSLVDSSPPLRTVNVVTVRILGKGNLVLVESRQELSDGSFRDRFRPLSEKMKPHETTEEAVARAVKEELGSSRIVRIVPGSYRKKLEERNSASYPGLPARYVLHSVDAWVEGLPEEDFVTEEKEEYEDVDGTRGLEKAVSVRKHYWEWVCSDSLCS, from the coding sequence ATGTCAAAGACGCCAGAATCGTTAAACAATGCCCAAAATAACACGAAATCTAGCTTGGGTCCTGCCAAGCCAATAACTACTCTGCCTGACCTATTCCTAACTGCAGTTTCCCtgctttttctcttctcttcccCTAAACCCAACCATACCCTCTTCCGCAAATTCCTTCCTTTCCCCCCAAACCCACGCCGGTTTCCCAAAATGACCACCACATCCCAATCCAGGACATCCTTTGCAACCCCACAGGCTCTCTCTGATTGGCTCAAACCCCGGTTGTCTTCTGACTCGCTGGACTCCTGGGGGGTCAAACCTGGAACCAAAAACCTCCACAACCTCTGGCTGGAACTTTCCGAAGGTGAGACATCGCTTGTCGACTCCTCCCCTCCACTCCGTACCGTTAATGTCGTTACGGTTCGTATACTCGGTAAAGGTAACCTTGTCCTCGTCGAATCTCGACAAGAATTGTCGGACGGTAGTTTTAGGGATCGGTTTAGGCCGTTGTCCGAGAAAATGAAGCCCCATGAAACTACCGAAGAAGCCGTGGCTCGAGCAGTAAAAGAGGAGCTTGGTTCTTCCAGGATCGTGAGGATTGTGCCAGGGTCTTATCGAAAGAAACTGGAGGAGCGAAATTCGGCGTCGTATCCAGGGCTGCCGGCACGTTATGTTTTACATTCGGTAGATGCGTGGGTAGAAGGTTTGCCTGAGGAAGATTTTGTTACTGAAGAAAAGGAAGAGTACGAGGATGTTGATGGGACAAGGGGATTGGAGAAAGCGGTGTCTGTAAGGAAGCATTATTGGGAATGGGTTTGTTCTGATTCTCTTTGCTCCTGA
- the LOC105791248 gene encoding NDR1/HIN1-like protein 26, which yields MSQVFSKSPEHCAKQGGLTIDKSYKKLFFAFSSFFSIVLAFIFLIWLTLHPAKPQFSLREADIYQLSLSGTHLLNSSIQFTMLSRNPNKKVGIYYDELQAFAAYKGQQITFDSFLPPFYQGHEESNLLTTSLQGTGLPVALSFGYEVEHDQTAGRIVLNLKVNGKLRWKVGTWVSGRYRFNVNCVSIMSFGPNAPTAPLSSNQAAQ from the coding sequence ATGTCTCAAGTCTTCTCAAAATCTCCAGAACATTGTGCCAAGCAAGGAGGACTAACCATTGACAAATCCTATAAGAAATTATTCTTTGccttctcttcatttttttccataGTTTTAGCCTTCATATTCCTCATCTGGCTTACCCTTCACCCAGCAAAGCCTCAGTTCTCCCTCAGGGAAGCTGATATATACCAACTCAGCCTCTCCGGCACTCACCTTCTCAACTCCTCTATCCAATTCACCATGCTCTCCAGAAATCCGAATAAAAAGGTTGGTATTTACTACGATGAGCTACAAGCATTCGCTGCATATAAAGGCCAACAAATTACTTTTGACAGCTTTCTTCCACCTTTCTACCAAGGACATGAAGAAAGCAACCTGTTAACAACATCTTTACAAGGAACAGGGCTGCCTGTGGCTCTGTCGTTTGGTTACGAAGTCGAACATGACCAGACTGCCGGGAGAATAGTCCTGAACCTGAAGGTAAATGGGAAGCTCAGGTGGAAGGTTGGGACTTGGGTTTCCGGCCGATATCGCTTCAACGTTAACTGTGTTTCTATTATGTCCTTTGGACCTAATGCCCCAACAGCTCCATTGAGTTCAAATCAAGCGGCTCAGTGA
- the LOC105791246 gene encoding protein TRANSPARENT TESTA GLABRA 1, with product MENSTQESHLRSDNAVTYESPYPLYAMALSSTPAVTHLNHQRIALGSFIEDYANRVHIISFDPESLTLTTHPSLSFDHPYPPTKLMFQPHRKSPFSSSSDLLASSGDYLRLWEVGHSSIELISILDNSKTSEFSAPLTSFDWNDVEPNRIGTSSIDTTCTIWDIEKGVVETQLIAHDKEVYDIAWGEARVFGSVSADGSLRIFDLRDKEHSTIIYESPQPDTPLLRLAWNKQDLRYMATTLMDSNKVVILDIRSPTMPVAELDRHGASVNAIAWAPQSCKHICSAGDDTHALIWELPTVAGPNGIGPLSMYSASSEINQLQWSAAQPDWIAIAFSNKMQLLKV from the coding sequence ATGGAGAATTCAACTCAAGAATCCCACCTCCGATCCGACAACGCCGTAACCTACGAATCACCCTACCCACTCTACGCCATGGCCTTATCTTCCACGCCCGCCGTCACCCATCTCAACCACCAACGCATCGCTCTCGGCAGTTTCATCGAAGATTACGCTAACAGAGTCCACATAATCTCTTTCGACCCTGAATCACTTACCCTCACAACCCACCCATCTTTGTCGTTCGACCACCCTTACCCACCCACCAAACTTATGTTCCAACCCCACCGGAAATCCCCTTTCTCTTCCTCCTCCGACCTCCTCGCTTCATCCGGTGACTACCTCCGTCTCTGGGAAGTTGGGCACTCTTCTATCGAACTTATCTCCATTCTCGACAATAGCAAAACCAGCGAGTTTTCTGCTCCCTTAACTTCCTTCGATTGGAACGACGTTGAACCCAATAGAATCGGAACATCCAGCATCGACACCACCTGCACCATTTGGGACATCGAAAAAGGCGTTGTGGAAACCCAATTGATTGCTCACGACAAAGAGGTTTATGACATCGCTTGGGGTGAAGCTAGAGTTTTCGGTTCCGTTTCCGCTGATGGGTCCCTAAGGATTTTCGATTTAAGGGACAAAGAACACTCAACCATCATCTACGAAAGCCCTCAACCGGACACCCCTTTGTTAAGATTAGCTTGGAACAAACAAGATTTGAGGTATATGGCTACGACACTAATGGATAGcaataaagttgtgattttggaCATAAGGTCGCCTACTATGCCGGTGGCTGAGTTGGATAGACATGGAGCCAGTGTCAATGCGATTGCTTGGGCTCCCCAGAGCTGTAAGCACATTTGCTCTGCAGGGGATGATACGCATGCCCTTATTTGGGAGTTGCCAACTGTAGCTGGGCCTAACGGAATCGGTCCTTTGTCTATGTACTCGGCTAGTTCCGAAATTAATCAGTTGCAGTGGTCTGCTGCTCAGCCAGATTGGATTGCCATTGCCTTCTCCAACAAAATGCAGCTTCTCAAAGTTTGA